The genomic region CGCGATCGCTCAAGGTGACCCCTTCGATCCACTCTTGAACGAGATAAAATTGCTCATTTTCCTGGAAATAAGCATATAAACGGGGAATTTGCCGATGTTCTTCGCCTAATTCTTCCAAAATTGCCGCTTCGCGACGGAAGCGATCGCGAACGAGCATCGCCACTTGCGGATCGCTGGTTGCACTTTTGAGTTGTTTGATCGCACAATACCGACCGGAAGGCATTTGCGTGTCTTCTGCTAAAACAGTTTCTCCAAACCCACCACAACCGAGGGTTTTGATAATGCGATAGCGATTGTTAAGCAAGGTTTGATTCATCTTCGTGGGTGATTTTGCGAAGGGAGTCGGAAGGGCAAGTTAAAATAGGGGTTTAGGGGTTTTCTAGAGTCAACAGTTTCGGTGCGTGGGTTCGAGTGGAAAGGTATTCTACAGTAACTTATAGAAAAAAAGAAATTCTGTAAAGGATATGGGAGTTTTTTAGTTTTCACTGCATTTAATCGAAGGAAATCTCAAAATTGATAGATGCAATCTTTTAAAACAGTCTAGTTGACTCTAGTATTGTTTAATTTTAAAACATGAAATCGATCGAGTTGCTACGCTTCATTACTGAATCGGTCGATTCCCATTTGTCGTTGTTTAAACAGGACTTCACTAACACGGAAATGAGAGGAGTGGGTGGAAATCGCGATAATTTAAAAGGCTGGGGAAGCATGATTAGGGAAGCGATCGCCTCACGTGAAGGGGCGATCGAAGCCAGAATTATGATAATGAACTCGCTTTCGATAGATTTTTATCAAAAATTGCTGGTCATCAATCCGTGAAAGTTTCCCCAATCTTTTCTGATTTGGGCGATCGCCGCCCTTAACTGCTCCAAGTTAGCGATCGCGCTTTCCGGAAGCGACAGATCCGTCGGATCGGTTGGATCGTGCCATCAACTATAGGGATCGACGACTTCGCTGTAAAAATCTTCGAGTAAGCTGCGATCGACAGCGCGATCGCCTCACGACGAATAGCGTTACGAGAGAGTCGGCCAAAAAGTACGATATTCCGAGAGATCGCCTCCCTAGGGACTTGTGACTTGCGACTCCCTTGCAGGGTAAACTCAAAGGTTGCACGCCATGGAAGCAGACGGAGACGGAAACCTTGGGCATCGAACTGCGAAGTTATGTATTTTTAGATAGTTTGCAGCCGCAACACGCTGCGTATTTGGGGACGGTCGCCTTGGGATTTTTGCCTTTACCGGGGGATTCCTCGTTGTGGGTAGAAGTGTCCCCTGGAATTGAAATTAATCGGATTACCGACGTGGCGCTCAAATCGACGGTGGTGCGTCCCGGGGTGCAGGTGGTGGAACGGTTGTACGGGTTGTTGGAAGTCCACGCCAGCAAGCAGGGGGAAACCCGAACGGCGGGGAAAGCGATTTTAGACGCCCTGGGAGTTCGGCGTCAGGATTGTTTGAAACCGCGCGTGGTTTCGAGTCAAATTATCCGTAATATCGACCCCCACCAGACGCAGTTAATTAACCGAACCCGGCGCGGTCAGATGATTTTGGCGGGACAGACCCTTTACGTGTTCGAGGTGCAACCTGCGGCGTATGCGGCGTTGGCGGCGAATGAGGCGGAGAAAGCGGCGTTGATTAATATTTTGCAAATTCAGGCGGTGGGAAGTTTCGGACGGCTTTATCTCGGCGGGGAGGAACGGGATATTTTGGCGGCGTCGAGAGCCATTTTGGCGGTGATGGAAAGTTTACCGGGTCGGGAACATCCGGGAAGCGGCAGTAATGAGTAGAAATTCCGATCGCCCCCGTTAAAAAACGCGATCGCAATTCGGCGAGATCGCGGTGAGTTTGCGACAATTGTAGGCAGTACCAATTGATACGAACTCAAGCAATCTTATGGAAACGACAGAACTACTAGCCCGTTATGCTGCTGGAGAACGGAATTTTCGCGATACCGACTTGTTTCGCGCGGAATTGATGAATGCAGATCTCAGTGGCGCGAATTTATTCCGGGCCAAGTTATTTCGGGCGAATTTATTTCGCGCCAATCTGGTCGGGGTCAACCTCTTTCACGCCGTTTTAATTGGCGCCAACCTCAGTGGGACGAATCTGAGTGGGGCGGATTTAATCGGGGCGAATTTAGTAGGGGCCGATTTACGCGGGGCCGATCTCAGTGGCGCCGACCTCAGCGACGCCGATCTCAGTGGCGCCGACCTCAGTGGGGCCAATCTCAGTTATACGGATTTTACTCGGGCGACGTTGTTTCGGGCGGAATTAATTGATGCCGTTTTGAACAATACCAATTTCAAACGGGCGAATTTGAAAGCGGCGAATTTCAGTGGGGCGAAGTTGAATGACGTCAACTTCACCGATGCGATTGTCAATAAGACCCACTTTTCGCTGACTGAGGGAATTGGCGAGGATCTGGAAATGGAGTTGAGAGAGCAAGGGGCATTTTTCGATCGCTAGGCGATCGCCTCAGAATGCAGTGGGGCGGCGAATCGATCGCGATGCAATCCCAACCCGTTTCACTGAGTTAACTTGTGACCATGGGAAAATCCTCGCTATCCGATTTCACTCGAATTGCGCGAAATAGCGGGGATTTCTTACATGATTGAGAAACAATTTAAAGGCTTAAAAAGATAACTTTTAAAAGGGAGGCGATCGCCGATTGCCTAATTCAAATCCGAATGACCTTGAAGAGATTCAGAATATAAAACATGGGGGGGCGGATCCGGTGAAAAATGATAGCTGATATGGGCGCCATTGGGATAGAGAAAAGTACAAATGACTGAGGTTTCCGGATTGTATTTAATAATTAATTCTTGCAATCCCGACTCTTTCCAATCGCTGACCATTGAGGAAAGTTGGCCGAGGGTTCGGTATTTCAATTGCCAATCTTCCAAGGTCGTGCTGTTGTTCTCCAATTGTCTGAGAATAATTAAAGTCCCTTTTTCTTCAAAATTCTTGTACCCTTGATAAGCCAGTTTGCCGAGTAACTCTGCATTATGTTCGATGGCTTGCAGTTGGTCTTCTCTAGATTCTAAAGGGCTATTCATCGTAGTTCTATCGATTTTCCCCGATTGTTCACCCAGATTTTACTGGGTGATAAGCATTCGAGCAAACAGTATTTTTAAGGATTTTTGAACAAAGTCGAGGGGAGCCACATTTTCAATTCCCTTCCGACGCCCTAGCCGTAGGCGCATAACTCTTGAAATCACAAGGCTTTTGAAGCGATCGCCCGGGAAAAACGCGCGCTTCGACTCGGGAAAAGTGTAACTCAATTTCACAAAAATAAGAGTAAGACGATCGCGAAGGCGCCGAAAACGGGGCGCCACGATTGCCAGAATCTCTGCGATCGAGTAGGGACGTGCCTCGTCGGCTTAAAAATGGGTAAATTTGCCTCGATCGACACGCAAAAATCCCAAATCTAAAATCGAATGGGTCTTGCCAAAAATCGCCGCGACGCCATACTTCAGTTTTACCGCCCCAATCCGATATACTTGCCACTCCTGGCAATCTCGATCCCAACGAAGGAGTGTTAAGCATGGTTACTCAACAAGTCCCGACGCCACGCCGATTGAGTGACCTGAGCGATCGCCACTATCGCTACTGCGTCGAGGAACGGGGCCTCGATCCCGATTGGATTGTCGCCAACTGTCGCACGGTCGGCGCCGAGGAAGCGGGAGAATTGTTGGGCTACCCGGCGAAAAGCGAGGGGATTTGGTTGCAAGGAAGCGCTTACCAAGGACAATTCAAGCCAGACCGTCCGTGGCGATCGCCCGAGGGATCCTCCAAGCGAGCCCCCAAATACCGATCGCCCCTCGGCGAATACGATGCCATGTTGCCCCGCCATCCCGAGGATCCCGACTACTGGGAAGTCGGATCCCTCAAACAAACCGCGTTTCAAATCGACGGTCACCCCTGTCTGTTACTCACCGAAGGCTTCTTTAAAGCGATCGCCGGATGCGCCCACGGCTTGCCCACCGTAGCCCTCCTCGGCGTTGAAATGGGCCTGACCTCCGCCAGCGCCGACCCCCAAGGCAAACGCTATCTAGTCCCCGAACTCGAACGCCTCGCCCGGGCCGGTTTCGGCTTCGCGATCGCCTTCGATGCCGACTGCGCCACCAATCCGGCGGTCAATTGGGCTCAATTCAAACTCGCCCGCCAACTCAAATGCTTCAACGTTCCCGTCTACAGTCTCACCGGAC from Oxynema aestuarii AP17 harbors:
- a CDS encoding pentapeptide repeat-containing protein, with product METTELLARYAAGERNFRDTDLFRAELMNADLSGANLFRAKLFRANLFRANLVGVNLFHAVLIGANLSGTNLSGADLIGANLVGADLRGADLSGADLSDADLSGADLSGANLSYTDFTRATLFRAELIDAVLNNTNFKRANLKAANFSGAKLNDVNFTDAIVNKTHFSLTEGIGEDLEMELREQGAFFDR